One part of the Rattus rattus isolate New Zealand chromosome 14, Rrattus_CSIRO_v1, whole genome shotgun sequence genome encodes these proteins:
- the Spin1 gene encoding spindlin-1, with protein MKTPFGKTPGQRSRADAGHAGVSANMMKKRTSHKKHRTSVGPSKPVSQPRRNIVGCRIQHGWREGNGPVTQWKGTVLDQVPVNPSLYLIKYDGFDCVYGLELNKDDRVSALEVLPDRVATSRISDAHLADTMIGKAVEHMFETEDGSKDEWRGMVLARAPVMNTWFYITYEKDPVLYMYQLLDDYKEGDLRIMPDSNDSPPAEREPGEVVDSLVGKQVEYAKEDGSKRTGMVIHQVEAKPSVYFIKFDDDFHIYVYDLVKTS; from the exons ATGAAGACCCCATTCGGGAAGACACCTGGCCAGCGGTCCAGAGCTGATGCAG GCCATGCTGGAGTCTCTGCAAACATGATGAAGAAGAGGACATCTCACAA AAAACATCGGACCAGTGTGGGACCAAGCAAACCTGTGTCCCAGCCCCGGCGGAACATCGTAGGCTGCAGGATCCAGCATGGGTGGAGAGAGGGCAACGGCCCTGTCACCCAGTGGAAGGGGACTGTCCTGGACCAGGTGCCTGTGAACCCTTCCCTGTATCTCATAAAGTATGATGGATTTGACTGTGTCTATGGACTAgagctgaacaaggatgacagAGTCTCTGCACTTGAGGTCCTCCCTGACAGAGTCG CAACATCTCGGATTAGCGATGCACACTTAGCGGACACAATGATTGGCAAAGCGGTGGAGCACATGTTTGAAACAGAGGATGGCTCTAAAGATGAGTGGAGGGGGATGGTCTTGGCGCGGGCACCTGTCATGAACACATGGTTTTACATCACCTATGAGAAAGACCCCGTCTTGTACATGTACCAGCTCCTAGATGATTACAAAGAAGGCGACCTCCGCATTATGCCCGATTCCA atGATTCGCCTCCAGCAGAAAGGGAGCCAGGAGAAGTTGTGGACAGCCTGGTAGGCAAGCAAGTGGAATATGCCAAAGAAGATGGCTCGAAAAGGACTGGCATGGTCATCCATCAAGTAGAGGCCAAGCCCTCTGTCTATTTCATCAAGTTTGATGACGACTTCCATATTTACGTCTACGATTTGGTGAAAACATCCTAG